In the Mytilus trossulus isolate FHL-02 chromosome 1, PNRI_Mtr1.1.1.hap1, whole genome shotgun sequence genome, one interval contains:
- the LOC134724043 gene encoding regulator of DNA class I crossover intermediates 1-like, whose translation MNWVGGSRSRIRTQNERKLQREFFERKKFADKIQVYRSIGGTGIRKHGLGQDFRAFQTVNVAHSHHKGVCETPARQVKKVDLDVFKPAFSRMVEDINLGPVSPTSSVSKISLNEPKYETKEATDFSSFVKPENQISMKTSKSSVKFEPYSSPNPYKFKKPEPKLKFQFTDYDMSFPRKFQHKDLEPETPRLESFHEPYMSDKKSLKYSLFNTENNKLTTPHQSVSDRKNKNLYTDSSSDLSVTQIEKSVSSQRSSNGLNVKFCDRTTEIHVPSNYSRSKHKRALDKFDKNSSQKSSAKSMFVSEDFQITPLRKYQQESESPQRQSNTQERHQRSLNHKSPIDIHNRIFSSSDFIETPLKRRKFTFPQSTPQLYPQTSTPLPQKSTEAGLDVDRMLTKQLHIPDIAGDHGMSSLLMTKSGGSKPYHFQDQEDTDACYNVYRKTRTSKNLKNLSACEASNFTQDPVGDYRNENKVNCKLDMNLIGMKIGLKRSPAELSDTVHPGEEV comes from the exons ATGAACTGGGTGGGAGGCTCTAGAAGTCGAATACGAACGCAAAATGAAAGGAAATTACAGCGt gaattttttgaaagaaagaagTTTGCAGATAAAATCCAAGTTTACCGAAGCATAGGAGGAACTGGTATAAGAAAACATGGACTTGGTCAGGATTTTAGAGCCTTTCAGACAGTTAATGTAGCACATTCACACCATAAAG GAGTATGTGAAACACCAGCAAGACAAGTAAAAAAGGTTGATTTGGATGTTTTCAAGCCAGCATTTTCTCGAATGGTAGAAGATATTAATCTTGGACCTGTATCACCAACATCGTCTGTTTcaaaaatcagtttgaatgaacCAAAGTATGAGACAAA agAGGCAACTGATTTCTCATCATTTGTTAAACCAGAAAATCAGATCTCTATGAAAACAAGCAAATCTAGTGTGAAGTTTGAGCCATATTCTAGTCCAAATCCATACAAGTTTAAAAAG CCTGAGCCAAAGTTGAAATTTCAGTTTACAGATTATGACATGAGTTTTCCTAGGAAATTTCAGCATAAGGATTTAGAACCTGAG ACACCAAGACTTGAAAGTTTTCATGAACCATACATGAGTGACAAGAAAAgcttaaaatattcattatttaacACGGAAAATAATAAACTCACAACTCCACACCAGAGCGTATcagatagaaaaaataaaaacttgtacACAGACTCTTCTAGTGATCTTTCTGTCACTCAGATTGAAAAATCTGTATCATCACAGAGGTCAAGTAATGGACTGAATGTAAAATTCTGTGACAGAacaacagaaatacatgtaccttCAAATTATTCAAGAAGTAAACATAAAAGGGCGTTGGACAAGTTTGATAAAAATTCTTCACAAAAATCTTCGGCGAAAAGTATGTTTGTGTCTGAAGACTTCCAGATAACTCCTTTGAGGAAGTACCAGCAAGAGTCTGAGTCTCCACAGAGACAAAGTAACACACAGGAAAGGCACCAGAGATCCTTAAACCACAAGTCACCAATAGACATCCATAACAGAATATTCAGTTCCTCTGATTTTATAGAAACCCCACTGAAGAGAAGAAAATTTACTTTTCCACAATCTACACCACAGTTATATCCACAAACATCAACACCATTACCTCAAAAGTCCACCGAAGCTGGTTTAGATGTTGATAGAATGTTGACAAAACAATTACACATACCAGATATAGCGGGTGATCATGGTATGTCATCACTGTTAATGACAAAATCTGGAGGTTCGAAACCATATCATTTCCAAGATCAAGAAGATACTGATGCATGTTATAATGTTTACAGAAAGACTAG GacttcaaaaaatttgaaaaatttgtcaGCATGTGAAGCATCAAATTTTACACAAGACCCAGTTGGAGATtatagaaatgaaaacaaagtCAATTGTAAATTAGATATGAACTTg ataggAATGAAGATAGGTTTAAAGAGGAGTCCTGCAGAGTTATCTGATACAGTCCATCCAGGAGAAGAAG TATAA